ggtaagagtcttgccattgttcagtgtatagatcctgcaaaggacctgggtcaaatttagtaggatctccttcaatacccaccggtattggatggcgggggtccaaactctttgatcccctcataagtaagctactattaaaactttaacccggctacttaggactatatccctgctgactcagactacttagccgagggtaacgtcaccttcaaaagaagggcctaccacattatgcatgaataacttaattaattatctttcaataatccgaccctttaggattgtatccttgctgactcaaactactgggttgagggtaacgtcaccttcaaaagaggggcctactacaataactaagataatctcttaaaaagtgcaaaagtgcggaaataatcaaaggttacactacacacgagtcggatccaagtgattcatcttgtctatctgtttttatttttattttatttttcagcattattagttagttttatttttctagtttaaaacatttttctaactttttaatttgattagacgttgaggataaaccggtactaaaagttcttgtgtccttggacgacctcgatatcttaccaacactatactacgtccaagatgggtgcacttgcccatatgtgtgtttagtgttagtaaatatcatgttttatgtcacacccccaaaaacccacacgcggagtaccaccgcttggaggcgtgactgaccagggtcaagccatcaatcatatcaaacatagcatttaataataaaagtaattaatgtaattcatcataacatgattgatgtttcaaaaccaaacattgtttaagtagcggaagcatgaaCTGTAAAACCCAAAACGTAAGTATcgatgtgtgaatgtaaaagtgtttaataagcattcacatgttcttgtccacaacgacccgcttctcctctggtgcaagctccaagtatacctaaggtcctgcaaggcatgcagcaaataatcaacaaactagttgagcgaattcacagaaagtaagttcataacatagtgcacaagtataactagtgggggcttcccatactagtgtgtactaaaggtgggggcttcccaaaccttgtgtttatattaccggtgggggcttcccacgtttatccttactaatgagggcttctcattagtggtacttactagactaacttccaaccatgtgttcttctttaccgagaacaggaatacgtactgggtcacgtaggctttacgtgacgtgcccttccccgaggacagtggtacgcgtgggggctacgtaggctttacgcagcgtgtccttccgacccggaagacagtagaaggtattgggttacgtaggctttacgtaacgtgtcctcccgacccgggagacaaatggcaaatactgggttacgtaggctttacgtaacgtgtcctgactatcctgaggacgatggtctatagtctagtgaatgcgtaagtacgagtaactctttcaatatcaacatatccaacccaattcccaacccgggaatcccatgccttggctgtgtgaactcaccttggtttgctcggcagatacacaaagagtacaggtagcaagtaaatggtcaaccacgtcctatcatggttattatacaagtcaggttttgactaaggtaatacgCGTGTGCATCACATATGTTAACACGTTACCATCACGTATACATGTAaacaggtaagagcatagcattaatattcatgtgcgatccaatgtctaagcccgaaagtcACCCAACCCAATTAACATTCAGCCAATTCATATAACGGCCCAATCTAATCAGTCCAGATTCttaatcggcccaaatagtaaacgcatacaagtccaataacaaacagtccacaaatcaaatcattgggcccaactgattgggcccgtgacagtgaaggcccaaacaaTGTACGTGCATTAaccagtctcgagtcgcaaccggcgatctcgagtcgcaaccggggattacgagtcgcaacagctagttgcgagtcgcaatggtgatctcggctcatcatggtctggttacgagtcgcgatatgactcgcaaccatggttgcgGTTCGTGCTGTTGCTtttcgagtcgcaatggtgataccgagtcgcaaccgtgtgtgtgtaactggtttccataattctagtcaattaaactccgtgatttcagctaacacctTGGACAGTTTCGCAATtccgatcaatcaacagttaattcagatttcatgcatattcataacaatCCAAGAACATCGAACCAGCAAATAAATCAGTAATTGTGCATATGAACCATATCTTATAACATTCAATTAGATTAATCCTTGAAATATAACTACCCCGTAGCCTATCAATTCTAATACCCGAAACAATATATGATAGCCGATTATTAGATCATGCATTCAAGAACTTATAAACATTTATCAAAAAAAACCTTATCAACAAACCACGACCCAAATCACAGCACCTAACCATGGATTAATCAACATCATACAATTCCGATTTCGTGACTATAAAACCGATTAACAAGAGTATTATCATCACACATCATCAACAACTATCCGAATGAACATGAAATCACGTATAAACAACATGCTATCTAACAATACAAATCACaatcacactaaccggattagggaaGGAGAAGAGAACGATCCGAATGGGGATGTTCTTGCCGTCGGTTCCAAGCACACGAGAGAAGGAGAGGAAAtcgcctagggtttgtgtgtgtggtgtttttgcaaaacaatcaaaatcaaaccctcacatgtggttttgtgtttgcgagtggggagtgggccgagcccactcggctgcctaatggatcCGTGAACAAGgggtggcccaaagggcttgtgtgaccggttataatgtgcaatcgggttttagtgtgtagtttgggctcgtgcaacacataacatacatacacacataatgcacataaacaaacattcatttaaaatcatataattcagttctcataagcacgtaacgttacatcaaagcaagtctaaggtccgagttgtcacattttataaatttaaaacttggctaaaaaagtgtaaacgggcttaaaatatatatataaacctataacactacacacgcatcactaATCTTCTTTTTGAACCTATTCAGTTCGAGGTACAACTTTCTTGAATATCCGTTATGTAAGCTATATGTTATTTAATTTTATGTATGTTTATTAAATTGTTGTATTGTTCAGGGACTGGATGTGATTGTGCATAGGGGTATATACGAGGCTACAAAGGGTATTTACGACTAAAGCTTTGGGACCTTAAAAAAACCAGCTTAGAGGGGGCCTCGACTGGTGCTTGTTGCATGACCTACAGAGGTCACATCAATGAAAGGGTAGACACCCGTTTCAAGCATTTAACATCTTtattaatgattttttttatcaaatgagTTTGTTGACAAATACCATAAAGGTATAAAACTTAGGAAAGTGACATTAACACCTAACAGTATTTTTCTTTTGTTATAATAACATGGTGCTAATCATgcaaaaaaaatatgtttcaatcGTTAGTTAAAAGTTTTAGTTTGTGTCTGTTGAtccagttttaattttttttttgttttagtttGGTTTTGGATCACACATTTCTAGGGCTGtccaaaaagctcgcggctcggagctcgctcgaaactcgctcggatttagctcggaaaaagctcgctcgatatgtCTCGGTGTTGAGGATTTTGCATTGCTGAAGACAACATAAGTAAGCTACTTTATCATATCAAATACGTTTGTTTGGATTGAAAAATGCTAAAGTAACTATGTCAAATGGTATTAATAACAACCATCTAAGGGTTTGTATATATGCTTGAATGTAATTTTTTTGTTTATGTATGCCTACTGTTATGGAGACTTTATTTATCCTATTTTGGCCTTTGATGGATTGGATTATAACGTGCACGCTAGCTGTTTGTATATATGCGTGAATGAAAACTTTGTGTTCTCCTAAAGCATTTAGTGTATCATTTTTTCTTCAGTTGTtggttttgtgtttttctgaagaGTTTGGTGTGTCGTTTTCCTTCTATTGTTGAATTGTTAACACTGATGTGAGTAATTTTTGTAGGTTTTGGCAAATGGATTGGACTAACCAATAAATTGAAGATATCTTGCATTTTGTAATATAATACTCATGGTGTTGATGTTTTTTATAGTTAATACGCATTGACTTTTGGAATCAAAACGCACGGTAGCGCCTCATGCCTTTTAAAACCAAGCAACATTTTGAAAGTGATTTATATAATATgtcaatatatttgtattattttgttaatatatcgatcattaataattaatataaataagtttctcgagcccgggaagcaatcccgggtgataacctagtatataatatataatctatatctatattatataataaaagaaaccacttttaggacacttgtcatcatattaggccatctccttatagataattagtattttagtttaatatcttatagataattattattttagtttaatattatttagtttaatatcttatattatagataactcttctactaaatattattagtttaatatcatATGGATTTTCTGGTATACCAAAAACTATCTTTAAATGATATTCATTTATTTCATTGGACCCGCATAAATCTCCACTATTATTCACTTTACCgcgaaagttaaaaaaaaaatcaatattttatGAACTAAGAGGCTAACCAAACGCTTTGGATTTTCAACATtcaataatttttattatttgtaCTCTTTTATTTTACAACAAGCCACACACCTATAGCCGGCTATGGTGTGCGGGGAGAACTTTCACATAAGGCCCGTGATTTCGAGGGATacgatatttttttaaaaattcgatatatatatgttatttaaaataaattgtaaacacataccaatttcaataaaaaccaaactttgtattaatatattaaatatttttattttcactatacaaaattacatttactcgacccatgtaatacatgaggttttttaagatatagaTATTCGTTTATTTCATTGGACCCGCATAAATCTCCTCTATTATTCACTTTGCCgcgaaaattaaaaaaaacaatattttatgaACTAAGAGGCTAACCAAACGCTTTGGTTTTTCAACATtcaataatttttattatttgtaCTCTTTTATTTTACAACAAGCCACACACCTATAGCCGGCTATAGTGTGCGGGGagaactttttttttttgggtaaagggttaccccggtgaattttatattaaaaataaaaccaaGTGTGAAGCAAAAGCACTTCACAGTTCTCCCAAGCAACATGAAACAGGGGAGTTACAACTCGAAAACAAACGAGACAACAAGACAACGCAAAGGACACACTCCAAACAAACAAGGAGGCCACTACAAATAAAAAACAGACACAAGACACTAGCCGCAATCATCATCCGCTACCAACAATCCACGGGGCAGCCTCCACTGTGTGCGGGGAGAACTTTCACATAAGGCCCGTGATTTCGAGGGATacgatattttttaaaaaaaatcgatatatatatgttatttaaaaaataattgtaaacacataccaatttcaataaaaaccaaactttgtattaatatattaaatattaaatatttttatttgcactatacaaaattacatttactcgacccatgtaatacatgaggtttcttaagatataactttttattatttgttatataaaattagatttattgaattcgtacaatacacagggttttttaagtatatatatatttttattatttagtacagaaagttacacttattcaaaccgtgtaatgcgcatatttaTAAAGATGTAAAATTTTTTTATTacttggtaaacaatattacatttattcaacccgtgtaatacacgtggttttaaagatataatttttttatttggtatataaaactacatttattcaacccgtacaatatggttcttatagatacaaccttttattatttaatatataaaattatatttattcaactcgtgcaataaatgaggtttttaaagatatattgttttcttatttagtatataaaatttatttattcaacccgtgtaatacacgtggttttaaagatataatttttttatttggtatataaaactacatttattcaacccgtacaatatggttcttatagatacagccttttattatttaatatataaaattatatttattcaacccgtacaataaatgaggtttctaaagatatattgttttcttagggtaaagttcttgtacaaataatcttaacatactaaacatacaaattgaaggaaaactcaaaaagacaaggtgacatttttgtaattatcaataactatcaaagttactctacaaatatacctaaaaaacctaaccactccccccaccctcaaaaaaaacctaaaccccccacccccccaaaaacctaaaaaaaacctaccccccaccccccaaaaacctaaaaaaacctaaccccaccccctaaaaacctaaaaaaaacctaaccccccccccacccccaaaaacctaaaaaaaacctaacccccccccccccaagctaaaatgctaaaaactaaaccccctaaaaaacctaaaaaaatctaaaaaaataaaaaaaaaacacacaaattattttattttatctttttaacattttttattaaaaaatcgctacttttagtagcagccaaaattttttttttttttttctaacgaaatgtagcgattttttaataaaaaatgttaaaaaaaaaatttgtgtttttttaggtatttttggttgtaactttgatagttggtggtaattacaaaaatgccaccttgtctttttgggttttccttcaatttgtatgtttagtatgttaagattatttgtatttgatcttttgcctatatttataacaataaataaataattttcaATTGATGGGTTTAAAGTGTTGATTGCCCCCTCTAGTTTTTTTTGAATTTCCATTAGACCGTTTGCTCTCTCTCCTCCTTCTCCTCctcctcttctctctctctcttccctGCTGCTATCTATCTATTATCTATTGTCTGATCGCAGATCTATCAGAGCGTCGCTTGTTTGCTGCTTCTAATTTGATGGTTTAGAGGAGGATCTTCGACGGCGCTTGTAAGTTTATACTTCCTTTACAGTTTTCAATTTCAAATAAGTTTGCGTCTTTTAGGGTTTAGAGGATCAAACTACCCGATTCAATCTCAAAACGATCGATATGCTCATCTTACGCCCTTTTCTTAGCCTTGGTGGTTTGAAATTTTTGGCCTTTTTCATTCGTTGATTATTAGggtttttttcttcttcttcttcagaacgCTAATTGATCGGATTTGGGTTCATGTGCAGTTGTAGGATATAATTAATCAACTGAAAACTTTTGGTTTTGATTCAATTTGTGCAATTCATGTTCCTCTAAagctaattagggtttcctactaGAATTCGGTGTGCAGGTAGTTTTATTACCAACTTTTGTAAGAAGTAATGCCCCTGGATCAGCTATGGAGATGATGGCTTGTTCTTCTAAAGGAATTGAGAAAATGCGATCTCTAAATGGGTATGTCAGTTATGATTTACTAGtcatatgtatgtgtgtatgtatactGGATTGAACAAGTATGCTACTGTTTATAGGAGGACAAGTGGGCCTACAAGGCGATCGACAAAGGGGCAGTGGTCTGCAGAAGAGGTGTGTGCTATTACATACCTTGTGTGCTGTATTTGTATCGTCTTCCCATATACCATTATTATATATGTTACAAGGGCACTTTTTTTAAGCTGCTGCAATGTTTCTTCACTTGTAGGATGAAATATTATGTAAAGCTGTTCAGCAGTTCAATGGCAAGAACTGGAAAAAAATAGGTAATATTTCTTCATttatgatgttttttttttcttaaaggTTACTGTTAAGGATGGATGAATACTATTATTAGAGAATTccctttcctttttttttaaattccttATTCCTGACATTATGACATGTTCAGCTGAGTGTTTCAAGGATCGAACTGATGTTCAGTGCTTGCACCGGTGGCAGAAAGTTTTGAACCCCGAGCTTGTTAAAGGTCCATGGTCAAAAGAGGTTAGTCATAAGTTTTTTGTTTATATGCAGACAGACAGACAATATTGACCATTAACAAGTTTGAATTAATGTGTTGTTTCACACTCAGCAATTTCTATTGCTTTTGTTAACTGCAAAAGAAAATGAATATATTTCAAATTGGCTAAAACATCACTCATCACTATGTATAGTTTCGGTAATTAACCCTAGTTTCTGCTGGCATTATCTGCCCTGTATTAAATATGACTCATCATCTGGACTCTCCATAACCCTCAGGAAGATGAAGTGATAATTCGTCTAGTAGAGCAATACGGAGCCAAAAAATGGTCCACCATTGCCCAACACCTACCTGGGCGCATTGGTAAGCAGTGTCGGGAGAGGTAAGATTTATTCATTTTCAAAAGCTCAACTTTTTGTCCAATTGAAAGCATGCTTATCCCGTCTGTCTGTCTGTCTATTCAGGTGGCATAATCATTTGAATCCCAACATAAACAAGGAAGCCTGGACTCAGGAAGAGGAAATAGCATTGATTCATGCTCATCAAATTTATGGGAATAAGTGGGCAGAGTTAACAAAATTCTTGCCTGGCCGGTATGCTTAgttttattatataataaatgTTCAACACAAATGCATTTACATTATAATGATTATTTCTGTTCAGGTCGGACAATGCTATTAAGAATCATTGGAACAGTTCAGTGAAGAAGAAACTAGATACGTACATTTCATCTGGCttggttgctgctgctgctgcacAGCCTCAAGCTGTCGGTGTCATGAATCAATCAACTGCTTCTACTCCATCATGGGTTTGTAGTGGAGATGATGACAGTGTTCCCAATCCCAAAGAGGATATCTCTGAATGCAGTCAAGGTTCGGTTTTTGGGGCAGTCGTGTATCAAAATGAAGCCCAACCACCTGAAAATTCTTCATTCTCACATAACAATGCAATAGTTGTGTATCAAAACGAAACCCAACCACCTGAAAATTCTTCCTTCTCACATAATAATGCAATGGTAGTGTATCAAAACGAAACCCAACCACCTGAAAATTCTTCTTTctcacataataataataatgactgGGATAAAGATTGGCAAAATCTTACTTCTTTGGACATGAGTGAGGAATCGGAATTCATCAACTGTATAGATGTTGATCCAACATGTGCTGTCAATCTTAGTGCCAACCCACCTCCTGATGATAGCAGCAACCAGTTTGATAGATCTTCAGAACCAGTTTTTGAACCATCAACAGACGCTCAAGTTCCCAACGATGCTACTTTAAACTCACAATCATATTATTCAGACTTGCTGCTAACATCATGTTATCCGAGTGAATCCTCTCATCAGTTTAATATTGAAACAGAAGAACTCCCCCAAAATGTTAATGAGGTGGTGGTGCCAACAACTACTATTACTAATGCTACAGATGCTTCTAGTAGtttagcagcagcagcagcacaAGTAAACGATCCATCATCGGTTGATGAAACAAAAGGAGTTTTATCTTATGATCCTCCTCGTTTCCCAGGCTTGGACATCCCATTCTTTAGCTGTGATCTAGTACAATATGGCAGTGGTGAATGTGACAGAGAGCATGATGAATATAGTCCTCTTGGTATTAGAAAGCTGATGATGATGTCATCTTTTAGCCCATACAGATTATGGGACTCACCTTCACGAGCCAACAGCCCGGAGGCTGTACTGAAATCTGCTGCCAAAACTTTCACATGCACTCCATCTAT
This genomic stretch from Helianthus annuus cultivar XRQ/B chromosome 8, HanXRQr2.0-SUNRISE, whole genome shotgun sequence harbors:
- the LOC110873799 gene encoding transcription factor MYB3R-4, with translation MEMMACSSKGIEKMRSLNGRTSGPTRRSTKGQWSAEEDEILCKAVQQFNGKNWKKIAECFKDRTDVQCLHRWQKVLNPELVKGPWSKEEDEVIIRLVEQYGAKKWSTIAQHLPGRIGKQCRERWHNHLNPNINKEAWTQEEEIALIHAHQIYGNKWAELTKFLPGRSDNAIKNHWNSSVKKKLDTYISSGLVAAAAAQPQAVGVMNQSTASTPSWVCSGDDDSVPNPKEDISECSQGSVFGAVVYQNEAQPPENSSFSHNNAIVVYQNETQPPENSSFSHNNAMVVYQNETQPPENSSFSHNNNNDWDKDWQNLTSLDMSEESEFINCIDVDPTCAVNLSANPPPDDSSNQFDRSSEPVFEPSTDAQVPNDATLNSQSYYSDLLLTSCYPSESSHQFNIETEELPQNVNEVVVPTTTITNATDASSSLAAAAAQVNDPSSVDETKGVLSYDPPRFPGLDIPFFSCDLVQYGSGECDREHDEYSPLGIRKLMMMSSFSPYRLWDSPSRANSPEAVLKSAAKTFTCTPSILKKRNRELCSPLSEKRCEKKLESFSNLATNFSRLEVMFDENNFNIKQQSPSSSDKQEDSGPFLQDKENIAPASSQVTDKEGAILKTSGILTERNLDNLSFFSPDKFTTISSSDTPNSGRKKNSQVQVHAMPSSSSCDNPSESAAMQSSVENSAIVETFGMFGDTPFKRSFESPSAWKSPWFSFLPGPRVDTDITIEDIGYFVSPRERSCDALGLMKQLSEHTATAYATAQEVLGDETPDSILNKRYAEKSRQESNLLTERRVLDFSECGTPGKGAEAAKGSSFSSPACSYLLKDCR